TCAATTTAAAGAAACGATGGGAGATGCGCTGGAGATACTTGGGCTGCCGGCGCCTGAGCGGATGTAGGGTGATGGTTGAGTATATTGGTAAAGTATGAGTGACGCACGGTGTTCCGGGCGTCTCTTTATTCTGTTTGGAGACAGGAACTGTCGTTTTGCCCGTAATCGACATGAAATTGCCCGTAATCGACACGAAACCGCCCGCTATCGACATGGAATTGCCCGTAATCGACACGAAACCGCCCGCTATCGACATGGAATTGCCCGTAATCGACACGAAACCCCCCGTAATTGAAGGTGAGAATCCCGCAGGCACAAATCTGCTTTAGGGGCTGATCACATCCCACGGCTGCAGCGGAATTCAATAGCCCACTTTTTAACTTCTTTTTTCATCAAAAAATAACGAATCTTCAAAAATTTATAGAGATATAAGTCCGTCTTGATGATAAACTCATAACAATGAGTCGTTATTTTTTCATAGTTAAAAAGTTACACCTTTTTTTGAAAACGCTTTCTACCAATTAAAATAAAGAGGTTGATGAAAATTGGCAATGCAATTAAAGGAACAATCCATATTTAATCATAGCGGGAATAAAATCGTGACCGAAGACCGTGACATTTCCATCATTGCGAAGTTTGAGGAGCCCATGATTGCGATATTGGGAAATGTATTGAGTCATGAAGAGTGCGATGAACTTATTCAGCTTTCAAAGGAGCACATGAACCGCTCCAAGATTGGAACCGAGAGGGAAGTAAGCGGCATTCGGACAAGCAGCGGGGCGTTCCTGCCGGAAACAGAAAACGGGGTAGATGCCCGGATTGAAAAGCGGGTGGCCCAGATTATGAATGTCCCGGCGAATCACGGAGAAGGGCTTCATATCCTAAACTATAAGCCTGGTGAGGAATACAAAGCCCACCTCGACTATTTTAAGTCTTCCAAAGCCAACCATAACCCAAGAATCAGCACACTCGTTATGTACTTGAACGATGTCGAAGAAGGCGGCGAAACATACTTCCCTCATCTGAAGCTTTCCATCACACCGCAAAAAGGGATGGCTGTATACTTTGAATACTTCTATCAGGATCCTGCGATCAATGAATTAACGCTGCACGGAGGCGCTCCCGTCATTACAGGAGACAAATGGGCCGCGACCATATGGGTACGGAGAAAACAGTATCGGTAATACGAAAAAAGCCAGATAAGCCTCCCTTAGCAAACGGGGCTTACCTGGCTTTATTATTTAGTAATCTCTCTGTCTTTCAATCCTTACTTTTAAATGAGGACCAGTTTTTTTTTACTTAAACCAAGAGACTCTGCGGTTGAAGCAAAAACTTCTTGAAACAGGGCCGGATTGTCGGTCAGGGACATGCCGTATGAAGGAATCATTTCTTTAATTTTCGGTTCCCACTCACCCATATGCTCTGGGAAGCATTGATCCAATACTTCAAGCATGACTTGAACAGCGGTAGAAGCACCTGGGGAGGCACCGAGCAATGCAGCAATCGAGCCATCTGCGGCACTGACCACTTCCGTACCAAATTGCAGCGTTCCTTTACCGGCGTCTGTGTCTTTGATTACCTGAACGCGCTGTCCGGCTACAACGACATGCCAATCCCCGCTTTTCGCATTTGGAATAAACTCGCGCAGCTCTTCCATTCGTTTTTCATTCGACAGCAGCACCTGCTGGATCAAATATTTCGTCAATCCCATCTCTTTCACTCCTGCTGCAAGCATGGTGAAAAGATTATTCGGTTTGACGGAGCCGATTAAATCAAGATTAGAGCCCGTTTTTAAGAACTTCGGCGAGAAGCCGGCAAACGGTCCGAACAGCAAGGATTTTTTGTTATTTATATAACGGGTATCAAGGTGCGGCACAGACATTGGAGGAGCTCCGAGCTTTGCCTTCCCATAAACCTTTGCATGATGCTGCTCGACTACTTCCTGATTGCTGCAGACTAAAAACAGTCCGCTTACCGGGAATCCTCCAATTTGCTTCGACTCAGGAATACCGGTTTTTTGAAGCAATGGCAAGCTTCCGCCCCCGCCGCCGATAAAGACGAATTTCGATGTGTGGTATTCCGTTATCCCACTTGCCATATTGTGCACTTTCACTTCCCAAAGTCCGTCACTCGTGCGTTTAAGATCCTTCACACTATGCTTATAGTGAAGCTCCACGTTTTTACTTTGCAGGTGATCAAACAGAATGCGGGTCAGCGCACCAAAGTTCACATCTGTTCCGGAATCGATCTTAGTTGCAGCCAAGCGTTCATTCGCTGGACGGCCTTCCATAATCAGCGGCATCCATTCCTTCAGCTGTTCACGATCCTCGGAATATTCCATTCCCTGGAACAGAGGGTTTTGTGACAGCGCTTTAAAACGTTTTTTCAGAAAAGCAATATCCTTCTCACCCTGCACCAAACTCATATGAGGAATGGGCATGATAAAATCCTGCGGCTGACGAATCAGATTGCGGTCTACAAGATAGGACCAAAATTGTCTTGAAACCTGAAACTGTTCATTGATGTTAATCGCTTTTCCAATATCGATTGAGCCGTCCGGCTTTTCGGTTGTATAGTTGAGCTCACAAAGCGCAGAATGGCCCGTACCCGCGTTGTTCCATTCGTTCGAGCTTTCCTCTCCTGCTTTTGCAAGCTTTTCAAACACTTTAATTTCCCATTCAGGTGCTAACTCTTTCAACATCGCTCCAAGCGTTGCACTCATGACTCCAGCACCAATTAAAATAACGTCTGTTTTTTTGCGTATGCTGCTCATTATGACCTTCCTCATCCCCTAAAGTTGTATAAAAGAGCAGGCACTCCTGCCTGGATGCACCAAAAAGCGCGCATCCCCGGACCCCACCCAGGAACAAACATTTTCTGCCTCATTTATAATAACTATTATCTGATAATTATAAACTATTTTGAAGTAATTAAAAAGTTGGAATTTCGGAATAATGGGCTCGGTTGAGCAAAAACATACGTTACATCCCTTAAAACGGCCGTTTGACTCTCTTAATCTTTTTAAATATGGAGGGAAATTCTATGTATACATCTTCGGATTCAATCACCGGGAAGCAATCGTTCCATCCATTTCTTTTTCCCTCATCATTTCCCACACTAATTCGCGGTTTCGTTTTTGGAAAACTTCATTGCGTGAAGAGACCATGGCAAACTTCTGCGCTGCCCGAATTTTTCTGCTAGCTGATGTGGCGATCGCCGTTTTCTTTTTGTTTTTCCCGATGAACCGGGATCGTTTGTGTATCTACTTGCACTCGTCGCCTTTATAGGAGCCATCGTAACGGCTTTCCTTATTTATTCGCTGGCCTATGACAAAAAAACCGGGCTGCAGCCGGTGCGCCTCGTGCTCATCGGGGTTGGATTTTCCATAGCCCTATCAGGAACGAAAAAATAGGAAACAATCAGTTGATACAAAAATTTTTCTACTGATACGTCTAAATTCACGTATTATAAGGTATCCTTTTAATAACTAGCCCCTTCCATAGTGTAGCTCTGATATGGTTGTGTTTCACAAAAACCTAACCGCATTAACCTACGACGATATGAGTAAGGGGCTGGTTTTGCTAATGGTTTTCTCATGCGGGGATCTTATCTGTCCCGCTCATTAATACAATTGACATTCTTTATACAGCAAGAGCCATTCTGCAATGAGAATGGCTCTTTTATTTATTTATTTTTAGCAAACTCTATTTCACTAGTTTCGCTGCTTTAGGGCAGCGGAAGATAAATCTTCACAGTCGTTCCTTCGCCTTCTTCACTTTGAATATCCAATTTTCCATGATGGTTTTCGATGATGTTCAGGCTGGTCATAAGTCCTAGGCCGGTGCCTTTTTCTTTCGTTGAATAGAAGGGTTCGCCTATTTTAGCCAGCCTTTCCTGCGAGATTCCGCAGCCATTATCCTGAACTCTGATACAAATAAACTTCTCCTCTATTAATACCAATACAGAGACGGTTCCCTGTTCTTCTAATGACTCCAAAGCGTTCCTTATTACATTTAAGAGGACTTGTTTTAAAGAGTTCTCATCCCCAACGATCAGCGGAACGGTTTTAAGCTTCAGGGTAAGCTGCTTATTTTCCATGGATGCTTCCGTTTGCATGAGATTTACGACTTGTTCAACGAGCTGATCCATGTGAATGGTATCCATTTTTCGATTATTTGGCTTTGCCATAGATAAGAACTCTGTAATAATCGTTTCAATCCTCTTTATTTCGGTTAGGATGACTTCAATAAACGCTGGATTATATTCTTTAGTCTTGGACAATAAGGTTATAAACCCTTTAATTGGTGTAAGCGGGTTGCGGATCTCATGGGCTACCGCTGCGGCCATTTGCCCCACAATCGCAAGTCTTTCCGATTTTCTCAACAGCTCATATGTTTCAATTCTTTGCTGTACGTCTCTAGATATCGAAATGAGTTCGGTGAGTTCTCCCGTATTTTCATCAAGAACTGCCTTTATTTCTGTATCAACCCAAATATAGGAGTCATCTGATCTTCTTACTCTATAGGAAACGACGGGCATAGCTTGTTTATTTGTTACGATTTGAAGATGATGGTTTTTGACTGTTTGTATATCCTCCGGATGAATGAAGTCATAAGGATCGCATCCAATAAGCTCACAAGGCTCATAGCCCAATAAGGTTTTGAACGAAGGCGAGATGTATTGGTAACGTCCATTAACATCGTGAATCATAATCAAGTCGGATGAATGCTCCGCCAATAATCTGTATTTTTTCTCACTTTTTATTAGAGAGTCGCTTATGAGATATTTTTCCGTTGAATCGATTACCTGTACATATAAAAATTGCTTATTATCGTCCTGGTCAGATAGTAGAGAAACGTTCAGTGTCCCGTGTAATTGCTTGCCAGATTTATGAATATAGCATTTCTCTATCTGGTAATTGGATCTTTTTCCGGCTATTAACTCCCGCATCATGTGCAGATCCCGTTCATAATCCTCTTGAGGGGAAATATCTTTAAGAGTCTTCGTTGCCCATTCTTCTCTTGTATACCCTAAAAAATCGAAAAAAGCCTGGTTCTCGAACGTAGTTGCAAAATCTAAGGATGTTAGAATTTGCGGAACGTGAGACTGCTCAAATACTTCCCTAAATATTTCAGACCGTACCATCATAGCCTCCTAATCTTGCCTATTACATCAAGAATATTTTACCAAATCCTAAGATGCTATACAAAAGAATTCCAGGCTGGCATTCTATTAAAAGACTTCACTCAAACGCTTCTAGCTTTGAATTACCGATTTTGTCCACTATAATATAAAGTAAGAATTATCTTAATTGTCCAACTATTAATCTCGCAATTTATGGTCCAAAACTGGGAGGAGAGTTGTAAATGGAAAATAACAATAAGCCTGATCAAAAGGAACATACGTCTGCCGGACAGTGTCCTGTCACTCACCACAAGGATAGTGCGATTACGACGTCAAAGGCTCCGCGGGGAACGACGAATAAGGAATGGTGGCCAAATCAGCTGAATTTAAACGTTCTTCGCCAGCATGACAAAAAATCCAATCCAATGGGAGAGGACTTTGATTACCGTGAAGAGTTCTTAAAGCTTGATTACGATGCGCTGAAAAAGGACCTTCATGTGCTGATGACAGACAGCCAGGATTGGTGGCCGGCTGATTATGGCCATTACGGTCCATTCTTTATCCGCATGTCCTGGCATGCAGCAGGTACATATCGTACGGCGGACGGACGCGGAGGCGGCGGTTCAGGATCCCAGCGCTTTGCCCCTCTGAACAGCTGGCCGGATAACGTGAATCTTGATAAGGCCCGCCGTTTGCTGTGGCCTATTAAGCAAAAGTACGGAAACAAAATTTCCTGGGCGGACCTGCTTGTCTTAACCGGCAACGTGGCTCTTGAATCCATGGGGTTAAAGACGTTTGGTTTTGCAGGCGGCCGCAAAGACATCTGGCATGCGGAGGAAGACGTGTATTGGGGTACGGAAAAAGAATGGCTGGCGGACAACCGTTATTCCGGCGACCGCGAGCTTGAGGATCCGCTTGCTGCTGTGCAAATGGGGCTCATCTATGTGAATCCTGAGGGACCAAATGGAAAGCCTGATCCGCTCGCAAGTGCCCGTGATATTCGCGATACCTTCGGACGGATGGCGATGAATGACGAGGAGACCGTGGCCCTTATAGCCGGAGGCCACACATTCGGGAAGGCCCACGGTGCAGGCGATCCGTCTCATGTCGGTGACGATCCGGAAGCAGCGGATCTCGAAACACAAGGCTTAGGCTGGCTTAGCTCATACGGAAGCGGAAAAGGGCGCGATACGATTTCAAGCGGAGTAGATGGCGCCTGGACGACGAACCCGACTACGTGGGACAACGGCTACTTCGACCTGCTTTTCAGCTATGAGTGGGAGCTGACGAAGAGTGCGGCAGGTGCCTATCAATGGACGCCTGTTGATATGGCGGAAGAGCATATGGCGCCGGATGCAGAGGATCCATCCATTCGTGTGAAAACGATGATGTCCACGGCCGATATGGCCCTCCGTATGGACCCGGAATACGAAAAGATCTCCCGACGCTATTATGAAAATCCGGAAGAGTTTGCCGATGCATTCGCACGGGCATGGTTCAAGCTTCTCCACCGCGACATGGGACCTAAAGTCAGGTACTTAGGCCCGGAGGTTCCAGCTGAAGAGCTGATCTGGCAGGATCCCGTTCCGGCAGTGGATTATGAACTGTCTCACGATGAAGTGGCTGAACTTAAAAATAGAATTCTCAGCTCAGGACTGACTGTTAGCGAGCTTGTGAAAACTGCCTGGGCTTCAGCAAGCACCTACCGCCATACCGATATGCGCGGCGGAGCAAACGGCGCCCGGATCCGACTGGCTCCCCAAAAGGACTGGGAAGCCAATGAACCGGAACAGCTGGCAAAGGTTCTTGGGGTGTACGAAGACATCCAAAGCAAGCTGACTGTGAGAGTCAGCCTGGCGGATCTCATTGTACTCGGCGGCAGCGCAGCCATCGAAAAAGCCGCAAAAGACGCAGGCTTCGACGTTACCGTGCCATTTACGCCAGGACGCGGCGATGCGACAGAGGAGCAAACCGATGCTGAAACCTTCGATGTATTAGAGCCCGTCTCAGACGGATTCCGCAACTACCAGAAGAAAGAATACTCAACCAGTCCGGAGGAAATGCTCGTCGACAAAGCCCAGCTGCTCGGCTTAACCGCTCCAGAAATGACGGTCCTGCTAGGCGGCATGCGTGTTCTCGGAACCAATCACGGCGGCACCAAACACGGCCTGTTCACCGACCGTCCAGGCATCTTAACGAACGATTTCTTTATCAACCTGCTCGACATGCGCACAGAGTGGAAATCGATAGGCTTCAACCAATACGAAGGCCGCGACCGCAAAACGGGAGAAGTCATCCGTACAGCTTCACGCTTTGACCTTCTCTTCGGCTCCAACTCAGAGCTCCGCGCTCTCGCGGAAGTGTATGCACAGGATGACAACAAAGAGAAATTTGTCCGTGATTTTGTGGCAGCGTGGGTGAAAGTGATGGACGGGGATCGGTTTGATGTTAAGTAAGTAACGGCTAATTTATTTGAAAAGGAGACTCCCGTAAAACATTGCGGGAGTTTTTTTGAATAAAATTGCCCAGACCTCTGCGGACATTCGGGATATATCCCTTCATCAGGGACATGATAGTAACCGAATGTTTAAAAACAGGAGGGAAACTCATGCAAAACCAAAACATGGATCAAAACGGTCAGCAGCAGATGCCCAACATGCAGCCGAATTCTACATATTCCAGTGACCATGGAGGGCATGAACTGTTTGATGCCCATGAAGTCATCGCCGGAATCATTAGCATGCTAGATCAATACCAAATGTACGAGCAGCATATGAAGGATCCAGAGCTGAAGGACATTGCCCAACGCCAGTCTGTATTTGTTACCCAGATGTACAATACCATTGTAGAAGCCTTTTCCACGGGACAAAAACCGGCTGTTTCAACCCAGGTCTATAAAATGACGCAAAATAACGATGCCGTTTACGGAATAAAGCCGGGCCAGCCGAAGAAGCCCAACCAATCCGTATCCGAGCTTTCCGATCAGGGGCTATCAGCTTACATGCTCGGCAACACCAAATCATTGGCCACCCTCTTGGCCATGACAGCACTGGAGATGACCAATCCTGTGCTGCGCCGCGTCATCGCCGACAGTGTTCCTAACTTTATCGAGCTAAGTTACGAAATTTTCCTTTATCAAAACAAGCATGGCTACTACCAGGTTCCGCAGCTGATGCAGCAGGACATGAATGCGATGCTGAACAGCTATGCGAAAGCACCGGGGAATATGATGCATTAACGGGTAAGGGCTGGGACATCTTATGGTCCAGCCTTTTTATTATTAACCCCTCTTGAAGCAGTTTCGTATAAGAAAAACGGTCTTCCCATATATAATGGACTTGAATCACGACTTCTTCCCTTACATACGAACTCAATAGATGAAAGGAGAGCGTTCAATGAAAGCAATCCAAGTAACCGGTTACGGCGGTATAGAGAAGCTCGAGCTGGCCGAACTGCCTATTCCGGAGCCGAAAGACCATGAAGTATTGGTTCAGGTGAAAGCCTGCGCCATTAACAATACGGAAATCTGGATGAGAGAAGGGGCTTACGGAACCGGAGCTAAATCAGGATGGAAGCCGGAAGGCGTGAACTTTCCCAGGATACCGGGTTCCGATATAGCAGGCAGAATCGTGAAGGCGGGGCATGCGGTGGATGATGCGATGATTGGAAAAGACGTTGTCCTCTTTCCTTTTACCTCCAGTGGAGAACCAGGTCTCGAGCATATTTCAGAAGACATGTCCTTCGTCGGTTCTGAATACGATGGCGGCTATGCGGAATATGTGGTGTGGCCGGCAGACCTTTGCTATGAAATGCCACTTCCTGATTATACGGAAAGTGCGGTTTTTTCCGTCAGCGGCTTGACGGCATGGCATATGAATGAGCAAATCCAGATTCAGCAAGGGGATACCATATTGGTCACGGGGGCAAACGGCGGAGTAGGCTCCTTAAATGTCCAAATCGCCTCCCGCGTATTCGGAGCCAAGGTCATCGCCATTGTCGGCGATTTGGCACTGGAAGAAAGAATGAAAGAATTAGGTGCCTCACATGTACTGTCCTATAAATCCGGAAACCTTGCTGAAGAAATCCAGGAAGTGAACGGCGGTCCGATTGATGCTGTCCTGGACGTTGTCGGAGATCCCCTGTTCTCCACCTCCCTGGAAGTTCTGAAGAATGGCGGGAAGTTCTGTACCTCAGGATCCGCCGGCGGCCAAAAGTCAGAACTTGATCTCAGAACGCTCTACTTAAAACACATCACCCTCTACGGCTCCGTCTTGGGGACCAGAGAGGAGTTCAGACGGATGCTCCGCGCGATATCCGAAGGAAAAATCAAGCCGGTCATTGACCGTACGTTCCCTCTTGAGGAGGCAAAGGAAGCGCAGGTTTATTTTAAAAATTCCGGGAAAGCGGGAAAGATTGTGCTGCTTCCAGAGAATTGATTTTTCCAACAAAAAAACTCGTCATCCATTGACGAGTTTTTTTGTCTTTATCCGGTCCCTTATACCAAACCCTCCGGCACCTTACCTGCGTTTAAAACATGCTCAATAGCATGCGCCACTCCATGTTCATCGTTCGTTAACGTAACAAAGTCACTCTTACTTTTGATTTCATCAACCGCGTTGCCCATCGCAACAGAGAATCCAGCTGCTTCGAACATTGGCACGTCATTGAACTGATCGCCAATTGCAATGGTATCTTCAAGAGGAATATTGAAGTACCGGGCCATAATCTTCAGGCCGTTTCCCTTATTTCCATTGAAGTTCATCACTTCAATATTAAAAGAAGAAGATGACGTGACATAGCCCCCCTCAATGGCTTTCGCGGCCGTCAATAACCGGCTCTTTTGAACGGGATCCAAAACGAGCATAAAAAACTTCTGAATCTTTAATTCCTGATCCATCAGCAGGCTCTGAATGCTATCAAATGTTTTCGATTCATCCGGCATATGAGTCATCTTGCCAAAGTTCTCATCCACATAATATTCCTCCGGTACAGCTCCTGAAGAAAGAACGTGTTTTAAGCGCTCTGGCCACTCCCGGTGAAAATAAATGCCTTTATTCGTGTAAATTTTAAAAGGAATGGCTTCCTTCTCCGCTTCTTCCGCAATGACTTGATTCTGCAAATCCGTTAACGAAGTCAGCTCCAAAAGCTTTCCATCCGCAAATACAGCCGTTCCATTGCTTCCGCCGATCGGAAGCGTCAGGCCATACCGCCCCATAACCTCTTGAATGGACTCCGGCGCCCTGCCGGACAACACCATCACCTTATGCCCGAGGCTCTGGGCCTTCTTAATCGCTTCTATATTTTCAGGACTGATCTCATTCCTGGATGATAATGTCGTTCCATCCATATCAAGTGCAAATAATTTCATCACTATTTCTCCTTTCAGAGCAAATACATCTACTAAATTATAACTCTTTTGAACGGGTAACAAAATGGAATTGCTTAGCAATATATTTTATTAGAAAAATAAAATTTGGGAAGAGTGGGATATAGCGATTTCAGGGAACAAGCTTTTTTGCTATTAGAAACCCCAAAAAACACAGCGGCAAAATGCCGCTGCGTTTTTTATGTACATGAACTTATTGATAATTAATAAATGACGGGGCCGGGTCCAGCGCCAGTACCTCTTTTGGCGTCATGACCGGTTTGTCATTTTTAAAGAACAGCTTGAATCCGCCGTATTGAATGGGCTGGCTTTGCACAAGCAGATGATAGCCTGATGTTTTCAGCGATGGCGCTCCAAATCCGTCACTATTTAACACAACCTCCACATTTTCGGCCGGTTGAATGGCGCTCTTGTTGCTGATGATTTTATCCGCAAATTGATGGACCACGACAACTTTGTCTGGAAGTCCGTTCTCAGCAGCAAGTTTTGATACATATTTGATTGCTTCCTGAACATTTTTCCCATCTACATGACCCAGATTTTCTCCGGGGACCTGCCCTTGTTTCACGTGAAACTCCGTATCGATGGCTAAATGAATGTTTGGTTTTTTTAAATATTTTTCAAGGGCCTTCACCTGATTCATAATAGAATCACGGCCAAGCTGCACATCTAAAAAAAGAAGCGCATTATTTTCTTCTGCGAGCTTCGCATACTTCTCAATATCGGCCTCCGGCGTATAGTGGACATAAAGCCCCTTATCCCCAGGGGTGCGCTGAGCGATGGTCGTAATCAGTTCAATCGCAGGAATCGCAGGTCGTTCAGGATCCAGCTCTGAATAAGCGCGAGTTTGCTTCATCAGCTTATCCATTAAATCCTCCGGGCTATGTTCTCCCAGTATCCCCATATTAATGGAATTTGGATTTCCATAAAAGGCAACGATCCGCGAGTCCTTAAGCGGTCCCTCTGTCTGATCCGCTACATCCTTATGCAGGGTCTGACCTAAAGGCACGCTTCTCTCCCTGCTGCCTCCATGGGCTTCTGCTACTGTAATCTTAGCCAGCTGTTCCTTGGTATAATTCGTTTCCAGCGGCTTCGCCTTTTTGGAAGGCTCGATCTCCTTATAATTCGCGCTCAAGGCAAACCTCGGAGAACTTGCTATGCTTTCTGTGTCATAGTACGGATCCTTTGAGGTTAATTTCGACTCCTCGTTCATCTCCGGCATCGTTTCTTGTGAAGTAGCTGCCTCAGAACAGCCCGCTACCATTAAAAACGGGATCGCACCTAACCAAAATCCTGCCCTTATTCTTTTCTTCAAGTTATCTCACCTACTGTTTAGTATTTCATCTGCTGAATTCGACAATGAGTCTACGAGTCTATGATAACTGAATATGAGAAACTATTCAGGGGTCCTTCTTCACAAATGAATGATTCCTCCACGAAAACTGAATTTTTTTCGATGCTAATCTAGCTAAATAAAAAAAGGGCATTACTGCAAGCAGCAACACCCCCGTATTATTAATCTCTTCCTCTAGCAACCTGCGTATCCCGAATGTTTTTCTGAATCGTAATGGCCGCAAACAAACTAAGTACAAACGCCATACCGTAAAACCCTTTTTCACTCAAAACAATACTCCCGGCATTATAAAGTCCGATTGCCATCAAGGCGATCGCTACAATCACCGCAAACCAGCTAAGCCCGTAATAGATCCCCGAAACCGGAATATCCTCGTCCTTATCCCTTACCGCTTTTTGCAGGGACACAGCTGCATACAATCCAAATACCAGCACAGCAAAGTAATACCCCTTCTCATTCAGCTCCATGCCGGCATTAAATAAGCCAATCAGATAAGCAGCAACTCCCACGACCAAAGCAGCCCAGCTCGCCCCTTTAAAAGCAGCTGTCGGTTCTCCTTCTTTTCTTTCCACCTTGATCTTTGGGCTCTTTTCATCACCCATCAATAACGGGCTCTCATTGTGATCAGCCATTATTTCGCTCCCCTTCACAGTCATTGAGTATGTATATGCCTATAGTGCTATTACAAAAACCATTATAGCAATTTTTTACATATGTTGTTACTATTGGAAGGGTTTATTTTTAAATCGCCGTGCATTGCATGAATGATTGCCCCTATGCCTCAGATACTTGACGCATTTCAATCTGGCCTTCACCAAATCCCTGCGGGTCCGGCATCCGGAGAGCCCACTCTATGGCATCTTCCCTTGACTTCACATCAATTAGGATGAAACCGGCAATCAAATCTTGCGTTTCCGTAAATGGACCCTCTGTCATCAGAGGTTCTTCCCCTTGTTTAGAAAAAGAAAGGCGGATTCCATTTGAACTTGGATGAAGTCCTTTAGCCATTACCCGCACGCCTGCATTAAC
The Metabacillus sp. FJAT-52054 genome window above contains:
- the yiaA gene encoding inner membrane protein YiaA is translated as MADHNESPLLMGDEKSPKIKVERKEGEPTAAFKGASWAALVVGVAAYLIGLFNAGMELNEKGYYFAVLVFGLYAAVSLQKAVRDKDEDIPVSGIYYGLSWFAVIVAIALMAIGLYNAGSIVLSEKGFYGMAFVLSLFAAITIQKNIRDTQVARGRD
- a CDS encoding YciI family protein; the encoded protein is MLFMLIVKASKNSEAGNLPSSELMEAMTRYNEELVNAGVRVMAKGLHPSSNGIRLSFSKQGEEPLMTEGPFTETQDLIAGFILIDVKSREDAIEWALRMPDPQGFGEGQIEMRQVSEA